The following proteins are encoded in a genomic region of Triticum dicoccoides isolate Atlit2015 ecotype Zavitan chromosome 1B, WEW_v2.0, whole genome shotgun sequence:
- the LOC119344872 gene encoding bidirectional sugar transporter SWEET1b-like, with product MEDVAKFLFGISGNVIALFLFLSPVPTFWRIIRNKSTEEFSGVPYNMTLLNCLLSAWYGLPFVSPNNVLVSTINGVGAVIETVYVVIFLVFASNKKARLRTLGLASAVAAVFAVVALVSMLALHGPARKLLAGLAMTVFSICMYASPLSIMRMVIKTKSVEYMPFLLSLAVFLCGTSWFIYGLLGHDLFVTIPNGCGSVLGAAQLILYAIYRNNKGNAAGAGKLQGNDVEMSADGRNSKVADGDDRGAAGLTKAGKMASQV from the exons ATGGAGGATGTGGCCAAGTTCTTGTTTGGGATTTCAG GCAATGTCATTGCTCTGTTTCTCTTCCTATCCCCGGT GCCTACTTTCTGGAGGATCATTCGTAACAAATCCACAGAGGAATTCTCCGGGGTGCCATACAACATGACGCTCCTCAACTGCCTCCTCTCCGCCTG GTACGGGCTGCCCTTCGTGTCCCCGAACAACGTCTTGGTGTCGACGATCAACGGCGTGGGCGCGGTGATCGAGACGGTGTACGTGGTGATCTTCCTCGTCTTCGCGTCGAACAAGAAGGCGAGGCTCCGGACGCTCGGCCTGGCGTCGGCCGTCGCGGCGGTGTTCGCGGTCGTGGCGCTCGTCTCCATGCTCGCCCTGCACGGCCCAGCACGCAAGCTCCTCGCCGGCCTGGCCATGACCGTCTTCTCCATCTGCATGTACGCCTCGCCCCTCTCCATCATG AGGATGGTGATCAAGACGAAGAGCGTGGAGTACATGCCGTTCCTGCTGTCGCTGGCGGTGTTCCTGTGCGGCACGTCGTGGTTCATCTACGGCTTGCTCGGCCACGACCTCTTCGTCACG ATCCCCAACGGGTGCGGGAGCGTCCTGGGCGCCGCGCAGCTCATTCTGTACGCCATCTACCGGAACAACAAGGGCAACGCGGCCGGCGCCGGCAAGCTACAGGGCAACGACGTGGAGATGTCCGCCGACGGCAGGAACAGCAAGGTCGCCGATGGCGACGACCGCGGTGCGGCGGGGTTGACGAAGGCCGGCAAGATGGCCAGCCAGGTTTAG